One part of the Dermacentor andersoni chromosome 2, qqDerAnde1_hic_scaffold, whole genome shotgun sequence genome encodes these proteins:
- the LOC126540711 gene encoding ASNSD1 upstream open reading frame protein-like, with amino-acid sequence MAENDAAAAKSRERRIQELKVLEHEINCLKRNACVYKQQPNSNIFFKSTRADVEQDTKRNLDALQARQNSEPSKTTTD; translated from the exons ATGGCGGAGAACGACGCCGCAGCAGCGAAGTCACGAGAAAGACGC ATACAAGAACTGAAAGTCTTGGAGCATGAAATTAACTGCCTCAAGAGAAATGCT TGCGTCTACAAGCAGCAGCCAAACAGCAACATTTTCTTCAAGTCCACACGGGCAGATGTTGAACAAGATACAAAGA gaaacttggatGCGTTGCAAGCCCGCCAGAATAGTGAACCATCCAAGACCACCACAGATTGA
- the LOC126540703 gene encoding transmembrane protein 177: MASRWMLSERGRQAAGIAGLTGGLIGALVGLLPHTHLLEQYKRIVQAYKEGRPMDLDPVVQKRAEEVLRLVDLGEKEKKSVRFFPVPILDTFFAGSTTGSHGAIIGLPLTFSYARKEGVQTKSLLVHGYKEADWETKEGEALKKSLVLSEKAQKFVIAREIYWADTYYVQLQTAALSFSVFNCYVMGRLANDKLHLLVRAPRALRVGLYGIIVALNATVYICFKDAMSQLWDRRADREAAALGRDYVEGGIEYYEKLLQRNRALRALLGDEGRKCYTSKGNINRILRTDHIPITHRLDGLKNRLQVDSKEVDSMSEFSA; the protein is encoded by the exons ATGGCTTCACGTTGGATGCTTAGCGAGAGGGGCAGACAAGCAGCTGGCATTGCTGGTCTCACGGGTGGCTTAATAGGGGCATTGGTTGGCCTACTTCCTCACACTCACCTGCTTGAACAGTATAAACGTATAGTTCAAGCATACAA GGAAGGCCGACCTATGGATTTGGATCCTGTTGTGCAGAAAAGAGCAGAAGAG GTCCTGCGGTTGGTTGATCTAGGCGAAAAGGAAAAGAAGTCTGTGCGATTTTTTCCCGTGCCAATTTTGGACACCTTCTTCGCCGGCAGCACAACGGGTTCTCATGGGGCAATCATCGGCCTGCCCCTTACTTTCAGCTACGCAAGAAAGGAAGGTGTGCAGACAAAGAGCCTGCTCGTTCACGGTTACAAGGAGGCAGACTGGGAGACTAAGGAAGGGGAGGCACTCAAAAAATCACTTGTGCTCAGCGAGAAGGCGCAGAAATTTGTCATCGCCCGGGAAATTTACTGGGCAGACACATACTACGTCCAGTTACAGACAGCGGCACTTTCGTTTTCTGTCTTCAACTGTTACGTTATGGGTCGGCTAGCCAATGACAAGCTCCACTTGCTGGTCCGTGCACCCCGTGCTCTGCGAGTGGGCCTGTACGGCATAATAGTGGCACTGAATGCGACTGTGTACATTTGCTTCAAGGATGCCATGAGCCAGTTATGGGACAGAAGAGCAGACAGGGAGGCAGCTGCCCTGGGAAGAGATTATGTGGAGGGCGGAATCGAGTATTATGAGAAACTTCTTCAGAGGAACAGGGCCTTGAGGGCATTGCTGGGGGACGAGGGACGGAAGTGCTACACTTCAAAAGGAAATATCAACAGGATACTTCGAACTGACCATATCCCAATCACACACAGATTAGATGGGTTAAAAAATCGGCTGCAGGTGGATAGTAAAGAGGTAGATAGTATGAGCGAGTTCAGTGCCTGA
- the LOC126540692 gene encoding CXXC-type zinc finger protein 1-like, with the protein MCSVKTETIYQGMSSDGTDYSGGGDVETTLHYGQEMHSYCKTLPPKEAKAPAKAAVRSDSETDSCVDDQGSDRSEEEEIVYCICRTSDTTRFMIGCDNCNEWYHGDCISITESYAKNILKFFCLICRDRDPTLEIKFKERKEKSHSSHEEHKSRSKSRDSKDSRDDEAYSPTRHKDKSHRSKKNKRRKSTRQCGECTACYMTEDCGRCDFCKDMRKFGGPNKIRQKCRKRQCLNFGLILGKKPVSSPKRPKAGHDDDYELDLDVGNDGSDLPNDYVDDDYEPELVKRSAKKPRHKRSPTKGGDSKAESKRARKEEHKREHRGEKEKSRKDDDVPRQCYGPGCTAAVRPGSKYCSDDCGLKLATNRIYEVLPQRIQQWQSSVCHADELNRRQLEQIRKQQMDARSTLQQLEAKRAELEKVIEKAKQTPLAEDEEAADDYEESELSTYCVTCGHEVSARVAMRHMEKCFNKYESQSSYGSVYKTRIEGDNVFCDFYNPHQKTYCKRLRILCPEHSKEPKVSDDEVCGFPIATNVFEHSGEFCNVPKKKCSKHYCWDKFRRAEIDMEIVRQWLKLDELYEQERNTCMSMTSRGGVLGLMLHQTLSHDALYEMPAPIQA; encoded by the coding sequence ATGTGTAGCGTTAAGACCGAAACTATTTACCAAGGGATGAGCAGTGATGGGACCGACTACAGTGGAGGTGGGGATGTCGAAACAACGCTGCACTATGGCCAAGAAATGCACAGCTATTGCAAGACTCTACCTCCGAAGGAAGCCAAAGCACCGGCAAAGGCAGCTGTTCGCTCGGATAGCGAGACAGACAGCTGCGTTGATGACCAAGGCTCCGATCGCTCGGAGGAGGAAGAAATTGTCTACTGCATCTGCCGTACAAGCGACACCACTAGATTTATGATCGGTTGCGACAACTGCAATGAGTGGTACCACGGCGATTGCATCAGCATAACAGAATCGTACGCCAAAAACATATTGAAGTTTTTTTGCCTCATATGCCGCGACAGGGATCCGACGCTTGAAATAAAGTTCAAGGAGCGCAAGGAGAAGTCTCATTCCTCGCACGAAGAGCACAAGAGTCGAAGCAAGTCTAGAGATTCTAAAGATTCCAGAGACGACGAAGCGTACTCTCCTACGAGGCATAAAGACAAGTCGCACCGTTCCAAGAAAAATAAGCGTCGGAAGTCCACGCGACAGTGTGGCGAATGCACGGCATGTTACATGACCGAAGACTGCGGACGCTGCGATTTCTGCAAGGACATGAGGAAGTTCGGTGGGCCGAACAAGATAAGGCAGAAATGTCGCAAGCGACAGTGCCTCAACTTCGGTCTGATACTGGGCAAGAAACCGGTATCGTCTCCGAAGCGGCCCAAGGCGGGGCACGACGACGATTACGAGCTAGACCTGGATGTGGGTAACGACGGCTCTGACCTGCCGAATGACTACGTGGACGATGACTACGAACCAGAGCTTGTCAAGCGTTCCGCGAAGAAGCCTCGTCACAAGCGGAGTCCGACAAAGGGGGGCGACTCGAAGGCGGAGTCTAAACGTGCCCGAAAGGAGGAACACAAACGGGAACACCGTGGCGAGAAAGAGAAAAGTCGCAAGGACGACGACGTACCGAGGCAGTGCTATGGGCCTGGCTGCACCGCGGCTGTGCGACCAGGCTCTAAGTACTGCAGCGACGACTGCGGCCTGAAGCTGGCCACGAACCGCATCTACGAGGTGCTGCCACAGCGTATTCAACAGTGGCAGTCAAGTGTGTGCCACGCAGACGAGTTGAACCGCCGCCAGTTAGAGCAGATCCGCAAGCAGCAAATGGATGCTCGAAGCACTCTTCAGCAGCTGGAAGCTAAGCGAGCAGAACTGGAAAAGGTCATTGAGAAAGCAAAGCAGACACCTTTGGCTGAAGACGAGGAAGCAGCAGATGACTATGAGGAAAGTGAACTGAGCACATACTGCGTCACTTGTGGGCACGAAGTAAGTGCCCGTGTGGCGATGCGCCACATGGAAAAGTGCTTCAACAAGTATGAGAGTCAGAGCTCGTACGGATCTGTGTATAAGACTCGCATTGAAGGTGACAACGTGTTCTGCGACTTTTACAACCCACACCAGAAGACCTACTGCAAACGACTCCGAATCCTCTGCCCAGAGCATTCAAAAGAGCCGAAAGTGAGCGACGATGAAGTGTGTGGCTTTCCAATAGCGACAAATGTGTTTGAACACAGTGGTGAATTCTGCAATGTGCCAAAAAAGAAGTGCTCGAAACATTACTGCTGGGACAAGTTTCGTCGGGCTGAGATCGACATGGAGATTGTGCGGCAGTGGTTGAAACTGGATGAGCTGTACGAGCAAGAACGCAACACATGTATGTCAATGACAAGTCGAGGTGGTGTCCTGGGACTGATGTTGCATCAAACATTATCACATGATGCACTTTATGAAATGCCAGCACCAATCCAGGCTTGA